A window from Brachypodium distachyon strain Bd21 chromosome 1 unlocalized genomic scaffold, Brachypodium_distachyon_v3.0 Bd1_centromere_containing_Bradi1g41430, whole genome shotgun sequence encodes these proteins:
- the LOC100846488 gene encoding TATA-binding protein-associated factor 2N isoform X2 produces MISISGCLAMNCIVNHSEQIVQSWVELQLQTYNGYVMHTGSSPPHQRGLGSSNFDDPTGPRYTYGYEGSGRGSARFRDGSPPYGRGGRSRGMGYNGPGKEFINIDGEYVHRNDPNLSPREGDWICQNPSCGNLNFARRSHCNNCDKHRYESSRSPHRGYFDSPPRVPQRSLGPSDCGPPRDMARYRPPPRDWGVSDPRDYAGRSPPDRVGRFSDALQRERIGFRGDRELRDPVKFQWSAAEYKQRERPHDGLYLDRSHQQSGSPRGNWGSDMRDRSRSPAGNRPMKHAFTGRGRPDLDHAGSYVGRGRPNNFDAGRGRGYRSGGDPYYGEGQGGRRAAPYARNEGHY; encoded by the exons ATGATTTCAATCTCCGGATGTCTAGCTATGAACTGCATTGTGAACCACTCAGAACAGATAGTTCAGTCTTGGGTTGAGCTGCAGTTACAAACTTACAACG GATATGTCATGCACACAGGCTCTTCACCTCCACACCAACGCGGGCTAGGAAGCAGCAATTTTGATGACCCTACTGGTCCACGGTACACCTATGGATATGAAGGGAGTGGTAGAGGAAGTGCAAGGTTCCGAGATGGCTCTCCACCATATGGAAGAGGAGGCAGATCACGTGGGATGGGCTATAATGGTCCTGGAAAGGAGTTCATTAATATTGATGGAGAATATGTTCACAGGAATGATCCTAATCTGTCACCAAGAGAAGGTGATTGGATATGCCAGAACCCTAG CTGTGGAAATCTCAACTTTGCTCGGCGAAGTCACTGTAACAACTGTGACAAGCACCGCTATGAGTCTAGCCGCAGTCCTCACAGGGGTTACTTTGACTCTCCTCCCCGAGTGCCACAAAGGTCCCTAGGCCCAAGTGATTGTGGCCCTCCTAGAGACATGGCCAGGTACAGACCACCACCGCGTGATTGGGGTGTGAGTGATCCTAGAGATTATGCAGGTCGATCGCCCCCAGATCGTGTAGGGCGATTCTCCGATGCATTGCAGAGGGAACGAATAGGCTTCCGTGGTGACCGTGAGTTGAGGGACCCTGTCAAGTTTCAGTGGTCTGCTGCTGAGTACAAGCAGAGGGAGCGTCCACATGATGGATTGTATCTTGACAGGAGCCATCAACAGTCTGGGTCACCTCGCGGTAACTGGGGAAGTGACATGCGGGACAGAAGCCGATCTCCTGCAGGTAACAGGCCAATGAAGCACGCTTTCACGGGCAGAGGTCGACCAGACTTGGACCATGCTGGTTCATATGTTGGCCGAGGGCGACCTAACAATTTTGATGCTGGCCGTGGGCGTGGTTACAGATCAGGAGGTGATCCATACTATGGGGAGGGTCAAGGTGGTCGGCGTGCTGCTCCCTATGCTAGGAACGAGGGACACTACTAA
- the LOC100846488 gene encoding TATA-binding protein-associated factor 2N isoform X1: protein MRPRGRGDDGDDDEDEEPSRQRSAPEADPDPEPAPAQQPTRAPLSSLVVRPPPPQDNGASSPSAARSSASPLGDAPGRRRGSSLGRRRRHLSPPDFRSRERRRSPPPPARRHPGSPLPTARRRPVSPPPQRRRFSPPGFQPRQPRFYDELRGYVMHTGSSPPHQRGLGSSNFDDPTGPRYTYGYEGSGRGSARFRDGSPPYGRGGRSRGMGYNGPGKEFINIDGEYVHRNDPNLSPREGDWICQNPSCGNLNFARRSHCNNCDKHRYESSRSPHRGYFDSPPRVPQRSLGPSDCGPPRDMARYRPPPRDWGVSDPRDYAGRSPPDRVGRFSDALQRERIGFRGDRELRDPVKFQWSAAEYKQRERPHDGLYLDRSHQQSGSPRGNWGSDMRDRSRSPAGNRPMKHAFTGRGRPDLDHAGSYVGRGRPNNFDAGRGRGYRSGGDPYYGEGQGGRRAAPYARNEGHY from the exons ATGCGGCCGCGCGGCAGAGGAGACGacggggacgacgacgaagacgaagagcCCTCGCGTCAACGGAGCGCGCCGGAAGCCGACCCTGATCCCGAGCCCGCGCCAGCGCAGCAGCCCACACGAGCGCCCCTCAGCAGCCTAGTCgtcaggccgccgccgccgcaggacaacggcgcctcctccccatccgCTGCCCGTTCGTCCGCCTCCCCGCTCGGTGACGCCCCGGGTCGCCGCCGCGGATCCTCTCtcggccgccgtcgtcgtcaccTCTCGCCGCCGGATTTCCGGAGCAGGGAAAGACGCCGGtcaccgcctcctccggcgaggCGGCACCCTGGGAGCCCGCTTCCTACGGCCAGGCGGCGCCCTGTGAGCCCTCCGCCTCAGCGCCGCCGCTTTAGCCCACCCGGTTTCCAGCCTCGGCAGCCACGCTTCTACGACGAGCTGCGAG GATATGTCATGCACACAGGCTCTTCACCTCCACACCAACGCGGGCTAGGAAGCAGCAATTTTGATGACCCTACTGGTCCACGGTACACCTATGGATATGAAGGGAGTGGTAGAGGAAGTGCAAGGTTCCGAGATGGCTCTCCACCATATGGAAGAGGAGGCAGATCACGTGGGATGGGCTATAATGGTCCTGGAAAGGAGTTCATTAATATTGATGGAGAATATGTTCACAGGAATGATCCTAATCTGTCACCAAGAGAAGGTGATTGGATATGCCAGAACCCTAG CTGTGGAAATCTCAACTTTGCTCGGCGAAGTCACTGTAACAACTGTGACAAGCACCGCTATGAGTCTAGCCGCAGTCCTCACAGGGGTTACTTTGACTCTCCTCCCCGAGTGCCACAAAGGTCCCTAGGCCCAAGTGATTGTGGCCCTCCTAGAGACATGGCCAGGTACAGACCACCACCGCGTGATTGGGGTGTGAGTGATCCTAGAGATTATGCAGGTCGATCGCCCCCAGATCGTGTAGGGCGATTCTCCGATGCATTGCAGAGGGAACGAATAGGCTTCCGTGGTGACCGTGAGTTGAGGGACCCTGTCAAGTTTCAGTGGTCTGCTGCTGAGTACAAGCAGAGGGAGCGTCCACATGATGGATTGTATCTTGACAGGAGCCATCAACAGTCTGGGTCACCTCGCGGTAACTGGGGAAGTGACATGCGGGACAGAAGCCGATCTCCTGCAGGTAACAGGCCAATGAAGCACGCTTTCACGGGCAGAGGTCGACCAGACTTGGACCATGCTGGTTCATATGTTGGCCGAGGGCGACCTAACAATTTTGATGCTGGCCGTGGGCGTGGTTACAGATCAGGAGGTGATCCATACTATGGGGAGGGTCAAGGTGGTCGGCGTGCTGCTCCCTATGCTAGGAACGAGGGACACTACTAA